The following DNA comes from Lepidochelys kempii isolate rLepKem1 chromosome 9, rLepKem1.hap2, whole genome shotgun sequence.
gagagagagagcgtctAATCGCAGGGTGCCCCAGCTCAGGCAATGCAATGGCACGTGCCACTAGCCGCTGATCCAGCAGCCGGGCTGGAAGGGAACATGGAGATGTGGAGCAAAGCTCTGATTCGTCTCATGTTCCTGCACATGGGTGTTTCGCCAGGCCCCTGCCACCAAGGCACATTTAGACTCCCTTGGTTGAGTTTATtatttggggggctttttctCTCAAAAACTTGTTTGGAATGATAGCGGAGGTGAAAGGGCACTTGGCATCTCTCAGAAGTCTCTGGTCAATATTTAATCtgctatggatttttttttccttccagggagtttctcctcccctctctcctgctcccaCACAGATAGCCCCACAGACCTAGCATACAAGGACCGGGGAGGAGATAAGCCCAGATCACCGAGCTGCTCTCCAACAGCTGGGACAATAGAAAGACAGGAAAGGGGCTGGTggtgaggagccaggcagccAGCAAGGAAAGGCAGGAGCAGTCAGCCACAGCCAGGTGAGGAGAGCGACTGAAGATGATCTCAGTCGGGCTACAGCTTGTGGGCTACATCCTGGCGGGGCTAGGGTTGCTGGGCACAGTGATCACCACGCTCCTACCCAGCTGGAAGAAAAACTCCTACATTGGCTCCAGCATCGTGACGGCGGTGGGCTTCACCCGGGGCCTTTGGATGGAATGTGCCATACAAAGCACCGGAGTCACCCAGTGtgatagctacaactccctgcTGGCCCTGCCGTCCGATATCCAGGCAGCTCAGGCTTTGATGGTGACCTCCTGTGCCGTCTCCTCGCTGGCCTGTATCGTTTCCGTGATGGGGATGAAGTGTACCATCTTCGCTAAGGGCTCCTCTGCCAAGGACAGGGTAGCAGTGACAGGGGGTGTGATCTTCATCGTGGGGGGTGTGCTGTGTTTCATCCCCGTGGTGTGGAGCACCCACGTGCTGCTGCGAGATTTCTACAACCCGATCCTCCCAGACAGCGCCAAGTATGAGATGGGGGAAGCGTTGTACCTGGGCATTGTCTCAGCCTTGCTAACCCTCCTTGGCGGTTGCATCCTCTCTGCATCCTGCCCGCCCCGGGAGTCTGAGACAACGTACCAGAGCGCCTACCAATCCAAAGCCCTGGTGACCCCCCAGCCATCCATCAGCCATACTCAAAAACCTAAGAGTGAGTTCAATGGCTACAACTTGACTGGGTACGTGTAGGAGCCCCAAGGCCTGGCCAACTCCCCAGCAGTAAGGCAGCCGGTATCTAAAACCCTCACCTGCCTTGGGGGCCACTCAGAAGGACTGGACTGGGGGAGGTAAGAGGAGAGGCCGAACCAATCACTCGAGCTCGTCTCTCTCATGCACTTGTCCTTGAATCCCAATTTCCACTGACTGACCGATGCTCCCACAAGGCACTCAGCAGCTCGCATGGACTAGGCTGGTTCTGGCCTTCTGCCATAGCCCCCTCAAGTGGCAGGCAGCAAAACACAAGCCCAGGGGAGCACTCTCCATTGGGAACCCCCCTCTGCACCAAGAGGAAGAGCAGCATCCCAGATGGCCGTCCGCATGAGAGCAGCAAGTGCTCAGTCGGCACAGCAATAGACGGACTTGTGGAacgcagccccagcacctggctCTCGCAAGTGGTCACTGGCCTGCGTGCTCATGTGCACTGGACACAGAACAAGGGGCATGTTTGCCAATGCCGCCCGCCTGCAGGTGAAGGACAGTGAAGATGGGAGGGTGCAGTCACACAGCAGGTGGAAGAGCGTTTGACAGGGCGGTGGGCCAGGGGTGAGCTTGCTAGGACTGGCCATGAAGCACTTACTGTACTTTGGAgtgatttggggaggggggtggggggaagaggcagcagcTCTCCGGGAGCAGCACATTTGCTGAATGGCCCC
Coding sequences within:
- the CLDN2 gene encoding claudin-2, with the translated sequence MISVGLQLVGYILAGLGLLGTVITTLLPSWKKNSYIGSSIVTAVGFTRGLWMECAIQSTGVTQCDSYNSLLALPSDIQAAQALMVTSCAVSSLACIVSVMGMKCTIFAKGSSAKDRVAVTGGVIFIVGGVLCFIPVVWSTHVLLRDFYNPILPDSAKYEMGEALYLGIVSALLTLLGGCILSASCPPRESETTYQSAYQSKALVTPQPSISHTQKPKSEFNGYNLTGYV